DNA sequence from the Vicia villosa cultivar HV-30 ecotype Madison, WI linkage group LG3, Vvil1.0, whole genome shotgun sequence genome:
ataaatatgtctttttataataataaaaaaatatataataaaatgtaATCTATACATAAAAGTTAAAaagtatttataaaaaataaattataagagtttttttttaagttaacTAATTCTATAGATTATAAATTCGAATTCAATTCTAAATACGGAGtagtattaattattattttttaaataaccattCATTATAATTCtctttgatttaaaatatttaattttataattatataattttgagATTAAAGAAAATGTAATTACACGATTATCTAATAGAAATTTACTATTCTATCatgttatataattaatttaaaaatattagtataatTTAACATAATATATGATGGTGGTTGATTGACTGTATACAATTATTTTACTTGATACATGTTTTTTctcatataaataattatatatatatatatatatatatatatatatatatatatatatatatatatatatatatatatatatatatatatatatataatatttaattcataaaaaaagtAGAGATCACACTtatcactattttttttttaaccaaaagaaaaataaattaaaacaaaaagaggggATTACAAGAACACAAGgggggaccaaaccaaaaccCCTTAGTGAAGAAGTCTAAGTCTAGGGGTACCATCATTGTCAAGCAAGAAATTCCTACGAATATCCGGAACAATGTGAGAGAACCaacaaaaatttctaagtttaagACCTAAACTAGCCAGGATATCggcacaaaaattggcttctctATAAATATGTGCGATCATGAAATCTATTGAAAGCGTGTAAGACCTACACTTAAGCCAACGAGACTTGATAATCCAAGGCACTAAGTTAGAGTTAGAAAACGCGTTAACAACAATGATGCAATCCGATTCAAGCCATAGCTTCTGCCAACCACAATCTTGAGCTTTCTCAATGGCCACCATAACAGCACTATACTCCGCCAACTCCGCTATCCCTTCCCCCAAGAAATTGCAAAAGCTCCCAATATGATCACCCATGTGGTCTCTAAAAATCCCTCCACCAAAGCTAATAGAGGGGGAACTGGTAGCCACCCCATCAATGTTTCCTTTTATCCAACCCACCGGCGGAGGAGACCATAACACGTCAATATGACAGATCGATCTAGACGGATTTATCCTGATATCAAATCTTTTGAGAAGAGAGAAATTTTTCATAGAAGAGTTAAAGGATTTCTTCGTATTATTACCAACCATCTTGGCCATCGCACTGATATTAGTAATCCAGGTTTTCCAATGAGTGACCTTATTTTCAAACCTGGCCAAGTTTCTTGCTTTCCAGATTTGCACGAAAACATTAATAAAGCAAGCCGTAAGGACCACCCCTGCCTGAGGAGAGCTCCTGGCAGAAATCAAAGCATAGCAGTCCTTAATAGAATGGATCTGCAAATGAGTGCCAATAACTCCATTAAGCCAATCCCAGATTTTCCGAACATAAACGCAATCAAAGAATAAATGTTGGGAAGTTTCTTGATTCGAATTACAGAGATTGCAGATAGAGGGAAAAGCCAAACTGCGAATCGACATATTCTCATCCGTCGGTATTTTGTTATTGATAAGGCGCCACACAATCATAGATTGAGAGGGAGGAACATTCGGACTCCATTGAAATGTTTTCCACGAAGCTGCCGCCGTTGAGGCTTGAAAGAACCTGTAAGCAGATTTGAGATTTAATTGGCCATTAGCAAGCTCCTTCCAAATCAGATCGTCCTCTTCAGCAATAAGGGGaagatgaattttattttttatcctcTCAAGGAGACTGGGAAAAGCTGTGGAAACATTATCATGAAAGCTCCAATTGTTATTGTCAACATAGTCGCAGATTTTCGAGGTGAGGTGTCGGTGGAAGACCTTCGGAATATGGAAAATGTTCACCAACGAATCTCCGAGCCAATTATCCATCCAAAATAATGTGGATTTGCCATTACCGATAACCCACTGCAGTTAAATATAATTCTTTGTGTTGACTAATTAGTAATTAGATTTGATTAGAAATAATGATAGAAAATGGATGTCAACTCTCAACTATTCTCAAATACAATTACTTTTGATTCTTATCAATTATAATTTTTCAATTGAGTTGAAtcacttttattttatcaattcttAGTTAGCCTAATGGTGATTGACGATTTGATAGAAAGGATTATAGTTCAATCACCTATAACTACAATTAAAATGAGATTGAAACCACTTGACGCTAGAATCAACCCTAACACAATTGACTCCCAAATCAGATTTGTTAGGAAgctaaaacaaatattaaatttattttgagaaatttttaattcaaaattttgagatagaaaatatttttttaggcgAAGGGTTTGGCCTGATCTTGAACACATATATTAGGTGTTCTGTTGTAGAATCAAGGTTGTACGATGAATGGTGAAATAAGATCTTGACATGGTGGATCAAGCTCATGATGCAACAGAGAGGGGGCTAACATGTATGGTTTGCACTCCAACATTCAAGTAAGTGATAGAATACAAAATGATGTGAGAATATGAATGAATTTGAATAACTGAGAATAACACACCTTTCTCTTATATAATGGGAGAGGTTTAAACCATATGTGAGGAGTACATCGTGCAACATAGACAACTGTTTGATTGATCTAGAGGGTTGGTAATGCTTCAAATGACAGAGTTGTTTGGTTTAGGCGAGGATAGAAGAGCACCAGCTCCTCGCAATCGTTTCCTTGTTAGCGGCCTAAAACAGTTGCATGTTAATCCCTTGTCCTTGCTTTGCAGGATGAGGATTTGTTGTATACACCTTAGCCCGACAGCTTGGTCTAAAGAGGTAAAAAGCTTTGATGGGAAGTCACTGTTATCGAGAACATGCACATTTAAGGCCTTTCTTGTAATAGATAATGTTTTGTAGGGAACAACGAATGTGTGTCCCTACGCTAGTTGGTAATGATGTTTCCTTTTCCTTAGGGACTTGAGTACTTTGAACAATTTTGAAGAAATCTCCACTGTTGGTGGTATAAGGGGATTGTACGATCCTCTGTGGTTGAGGCGTATATAAAGGTCTTGAAGcataatttttctcttttttgccATTTACTATCTACAAAGTGTCTCTTTTTTGCCATTTACTATCTACAAAGTGTCTCTTTGTCTTGCTAACTTTGCTCCTTCTCACAAGCCCTTATGTTATGATTTCTTGGTTAAGCTCATCTGCGATTTTTTCCGGTGGCATTTGATACATATAGACAACCAACCTATTTCTTTTAAGGTGAAGTcaacatctttttcttttttttttctttatctgTTAAGGTTTCTATGGAGTGAGTTTTTGATATATCTATTGCTCAAAATCCTGTTATTGATATGTTCGATCAGAGTATGATTATTCATATCCCTTTTCAGTGttgtaattattattcataatggACATTTCACCTACTATGCTTCGTAATGAAGAATGAGATAATCTGTCGGTATGGGTAGATCAGGAGACATTGGATACCACCTCTACATTCTCCTATGAGGGTGATTTGGATTGATCTTTCACCAAGGTGGGGCTTCCTTTTAACTGGGGAGTACTTATTCCTAAGAAAGGCAAAAGGGTGTAGTAAGTATGATGGGCGTTTCATCCCATTTCCTTACAGATTATTTTCCTTAATAGGTTTTCGTCttccttttgatgattttaagatTGACATTCTTAGTGACATGTTAATCTCCCCTTCGCAACAACACCTAGAAAATTGGGTTTACGCTAAAATCTTCCAATACTTGTGTGAATATAAGAAGAGTATGCCGACCTTGACGCTCTTTTTCCATCTCTTCAAACTTCAATATAGCACGAATGATTCAGCGAAGGGTCAAGGCTTGATATCTCTTCGTCAGTGGGCCAAGATATTTGACGTCTATTGAGATAATGTGAAATACTTCAAGGGTGATTTAGGTTTCTCACAGGCGGCGCACTGATCCGGAGGATGATCAAAACCAAAAAGTGGGCCAGAGACGTCTGCACGATGTTGGTGATGATGAGGAGGgagtgtacctgcaaggcactccgacgaGCAAGTAAGTAGGAGCACATATACATTTAAGTGTTTCAAGGATTTGAAATTGTGTTACCTGAACCTCTTAAATAAGAGGGTTTTTATATTGTCCTAAAGCGCTTGGCCATTGGTCCATGTTTTAGACTGGATCGTGGATCTAGGCCCAAAATGCGTGACTGCAAGGATTCTAGGAATATGTTTAGGAATCCTGAGAGGCTGTTAGAAACTAGCCGTTGGTCGGGAAGGGAGGTATCTATGGTTGATAGAGACGTCCAACAAGCAGAGGTTGTTTGTCCCCGGCCGAGGAGCAGAGAGGTTGCCTTGCCTTAGGTGCAGGGGCAAGCCAGGTCGAGTGTAGCGATGATGTGTTTTCCTCAGACAATATGGAGGCGTGTCCCCAACGAAGGGGCATGGGAGATGGTGCTCTTACTGTCCTTAGGTGATTGGGCCAAAGTTATTGGGCCGTCTTGAGAGCAGATATGGATTGGGCCACCATTAGCCATTGGGCTAGTCCAGAACAATAATATTAAAGAATCATAAGGATTTAATCAATAATACAAAATTATCCCAGAAAGATTGcacaaaaaattgattttttatacaCATAATGATTTGTGACATACATTTTGGAGAAAttagatttaatttttaataaaatattcgtGATTGAGTTTTTGAAGAATTACTCATTTATATTATACACGAGTTTCTAAAGAACTACGGATTTACAACATACATTAGTTTCTATGAATACTGTTAAAATATCCCAGAAGGATTACACAGAGAATAATTTTATAGTTTTGAATAACTAATATTCATTGATAAATATTTGTGATTAAAATCTTATATGTTTtgtttgaaagagattgagaaaaagaaaatttttgattacatgatatttttattttgtttgatagtatttaaattttaatagtgATTTTATTCTCTCTAATATATATGATAGTTTTTTCTATCTGATAATTTTATTCTTGATTTTTGTTCTCATATTGGGTATActctatgtttttttatttataatagggAGGGCCTAAGCCCATTGAAAAAAAGAAACTACAAAACAACAACCATAGAACTAACACTCCCACTAGAACTTGCGTCCAAATAAGGTCTCAAGAAGTTCCGCGCCTCATCATAGATGAATAATTTCTTCTCCATGCATCCACTATTAGCTAGCGCATCCACACATAAATTCGAGTCTTTGTAAACAtgagaaacaacaacaacaacctcatGATCTTCAATAATCTCTGTATACTTTATGTTTCTATGACATATACaagtagaaaaaaaatatttttattgtaaaTTTATTAAGATTGACAAATACTTATTTCATAATTGAatgttattaatttaataattttttatattttttttttataaatgtgtGACTAATATTATTAAGCTTGACAATAAaagtttgattatttttattttcattgtgttttataagaaaataaaccATTCAAATATGAAGTGAatgaataaaaactaatttttatatatacCGACTCATTTACAAcatcatttatatttttttctcctTCATCTTCTTATCTTTTTATAATACTTAGAttataacatataattatatatgtTATAAGTCATGTTttgtataaattaaatatatgaattaaaGATATgcatttttccttatttccttatgatagatatttatttatttttgacatttttttattatttttaagataaattttagtggtgaaattattttcttaacACATATTTACTTTATTTCATTTCAATTTATAGTTATATGTCTATATATTGTTTTTGAATATCTATTTTCATTTGGATTAtaacaaattttaaattatatttgttaACCGTTGATTCAAACATATTAGAATAATTGTAATACTTGTATTATACAAACTagaagtttatatatatatatatatatatatatatatatatatatatatatatatatattaaattttagttTGTCGTTGGCAAAATTGGTTTGGTCGTCTCAGCTATGATATGATGCGAAAATTAGTATTGAAGAACCAACAATTTCTTCAATCTAATATATTTTGTGTATTTCTAAAGGAAATTAAGAATTTGAGAAATTCAGTATTTTTCATGACAtcaattgttgcatcgactaaaaaaTCACACATATGTTTGTTGTCTACTCATCACCATAAGTTTGCAAAATTGTTTTCTCAACAAAAAGATCATGCATATATTAATAATGAACATATATTATCAAAATTAATATTGAACATCTTGTAACACATGTTCATAAAAAATGGACTTGAAAATCCATTTTTTAGATGTTTAAAGTTAATAGTATGATTGATACTTGTGAGTCCACACACAAAACATGAATATTAAGATGTTTATTCGCattaaaccaacacattactatACATATaaccaacacacacacacacacacacacacacacatatatatatatatatatatatatatatatatatatatatatatatatatatatatatatatatatatatatatatatatatatatatatatatatatatatatatatatatatatatatatatatatatatatatatatatatatatatatatatatatatatatatactagatgTTTTTCCGTGCGATGCACGGAATAGTCGTGCATAATTTTGTGaggcaaatgaataatattaaatataaattaaaaaaatgaattaaaaaatatcataGTAGTCTATCATCAATGTGTTATATTGCTTTCAATCTCCAATGTTATCTTTATATGTGAATATTGCTTAATCTTTATATTGGCAATTCTAAgttgaaataaaaataagattatttttaatatcCCCCTCTTTAAATATAAACACATGatcataaaatagagaaattaaaTTCATTTTCAACTTGTTATAACAAAGGAATATTGAATTGAATGGAAAATGGTTCGTTAAAGAGAAGAAACTCAAAATGTTTTTGACATTAAGTGTTTTAATTCTATATTAAATGTTTTTGACTGTGTAAAAAATTTTAAactgacagtgcactacctttaaactctaatattaattaaataaatatattaaattatgaaGTTATACCCTCAATTTTAGAGATAAAATTATAAAGtgacttaacaactttaataTATAAGACATTTAAAAAGTCGtccttttcatatttttttgccattttttataaatatttatttatgttgtgTCATATGAAATCAACTGTACCATAAGTAAATATCTCTTTGATATCACACCGTCTATGTTTAAAAATTGTATATATACACACCCCTAGTTACAACTATCTAGCACAATCCTCATTCCTcaagaaaaaaaaacttgtatCTTCCAACCATGACAATGTTACCAATTTTGCACCTCATCCTCTTCCCATTAATCATTTACCACACCACCTCCTTTGCCACCGCGGTTGATCCCACACAAGGGTTCACCCAACTTCCATTAGGTAACTCAAACTTCCAAATTCAAAAGCCTTACGATGTCTCAGTAAACGAACGTTACAGCTTCTCAAATGGAGTGCACAAATTCTGGATATACCCTACAGACAAGCCTTTCATGTCTGGCAGTAACACACAACCACGAACAGAGATTCGAATCACCGTAAGCCAATCTCCATCTCACAAAACATaacttttgttgttgttgttgttgttgttgttgtatataATTTACATTCACTTTGTATTTCTATTTCCAGGGATATGATTATACTTCTGGTGTATGGCAATTTGAAGGATCCGGTTATATTCCAAGTGGCACAAGCGGTGTTTGTGTTATGCAAGTGTTCGGTGGAAGTTCTACCGCCACAACATCTCAGCTTAGAGTCTATGATGGTTCGTTAACTTATTATAGATCTCCTGTTTTGTCTCCAAATATCTATAATAGGTGGTTTAAAGTGAATGCTATTCATGATGTTGGTGCTAACAATGTTAAGATTTATATTGATGGAAATCTTAAGTATAATGGAGATGGTCGTGGAGCTGGTACTCACTATTTTAAGATCGGGGTTTATGTACAGAATGATCCTTCCAGTTACATGGAGTCTCGTTGGAGAGATATGAAAGTTTTTAAGAAATagtgtgtgtttgtgtttggtTTTAGTTAGtattaaataaaattcaatataagaGAAGATAATGCAAACTAAATAAGGACTTGTTTCATGTTGTTTGCGGTGCAGATAAGGAAATACTCTTGTAGTATATTGTTCTGTTTTATAGcattaaaatgataataataagaGTTATGTTAAGAGTACTGAAGACTGGGTGAAAAAGAAGCTATTATGATTtattctgatttttttttgttgattcctAAAGTTATATTGGAATCTTTGCTTAGCAATAGAAAGGCTGGATGAAGTGGTGAAAAAGGAAAATCAAAGTTAAACACATGATACACATTTTCCCTTTTGCGAACTGGGAATTAGTACTTTAACCAATTCTTTGTTCACGTAATTGTTACGATAATGGGTGGTGGTGGGGTGTCTGTGATCATGAATAATGGAATTGAACGAAAACTATTGTTTGAGTTAAGCAGCCAGCTTTTTTTACTCTAGCATGTGACATTTTTTCATAGAAAATTAACTTGAAATTCTCATTATTATCTTGGTCTTTTGGTGGGGTTAATCTTCGTCTTGAGAGCACTTGAAAATTATTGGTTAGACTTCTTTCTAAGTGGATGTTTTGGAGGAGCCACTCTAGTGGAAGAGTAGTGCTTCTTAGACGAGAAACAAGGGTAAATGTAATTTAATGTAAATGTTTTGTAAACAATTCTGTTATGTAATTTGGGTTTTTTAGTTTTATAG
Encoded proteins:
- the LOC131655527 gene encoding citrate-binding protein-like gives rise to the protein MTMLPILHLILFPLIIYHTTSFATAVDPTQGFTQLPLGNSNFQIQKPYDVSVNERYSFSNGVHKFWIYPTDKPFMSGSNTQPRTEIRITGYDYTSGVWQFEGSGYIPSGTSGVCVMQVFGGSSTATTSQLRVYDGSLTYYRSPVLSPNIYNRWFKVNAIHDVGANNVKIYIDGNLKYNGDGRGAGTHYFKIGVYVQNDPSSYMESRWRDMKVFKK